A portion of the Caenorhabditis elegans chromosome III genome contains these proteins:
- the ced-7 gene encoding ABC transporter ced-7 (Partially confirmed by transcript evidence), whose protein sequence is MNRLRQFSLLLWKDWVLLRRNKVWTLFELIIPCLLLGPLVYLVVKNADHTSSPENIYDNFQVKGTVEDVFLESNFIKPIYKRWCLRSDVVVGYTSKDAAAKRTVDDLMKKFAERFQSAKLKLSVKNESSEEQLLTVLRNDLPMLNETFCAINSYAAGVVFDEVDVTNKKLNYRILLGKTPEETWHLTETSYNPYGPSSGRYSRIPSSPPYWTSAFLTFQHAIESSFLSSVQSGAPDLPITLRGLPEPRYKTSSVSAFIDFFPFIWAFVTFINVIHITREIAAENHAVKPYLTAMGLSTFMFYAAHVVMAFLKFFVIFLCSIIPLTFVMEFVSPAALIVTVLMYGLGAVIFGAFVASFFNNTNSAIKAILVAWGAMIGISYKLRPELDQISSCFLYGLNINGAFALAVEAISDYMRRERELNLTNMFNDSSLHFSLGWALVMMIVDILWMSIGALVVDHIRTSADFSLRTLFDFEAPEDDENQTDGVTAQNTRINEQVRNRVRRSDMEIQMNPMASTSLNPPNADSDSLLEGSTEADGARDTARADIIVRNLVKIWSTTGERAVDGLSLRAVRGQCSILLGHNGAGKSTTFSSIAGIIRPTNGRITICGYDVGNEPGETRRHIGMCPQYNPLYDQLTVSEHLKLVYGLKGAREKDFKQDMKRLLSDVKLDFKENEKAVNLSGGMKRKLCVCMALIGDSEVVLLDEPTAGMDPGARQDVQKLVEREKANRTILLTTHYMDEAERLGDWVFIMSHGKLVASGTNQYLKQKFGTGYLLTVVLDHNGDKRKMAVILTDVCTHYVKEAERGEMHGQQIEIILPEARKKEFVPLFQALEAIQDRNYRSNVFDNMPNTLKSQLATLEMRSFGLSLNTLEQVFITIGDKVDKAIASRQNSRISHNSRNASEPSLKPAGYDTQSSTKSADSYQKLMDSQARGPEKSGVAKMVAQFISIMRKKFLYSRRNWAQLFTQVLIPIILLGLVGSLTTLKSNNTDQFSVRSLTPSGIEPSKVVWRFENGTIPEEAANFEKILRKSGGFEVLNYNTKNPLPNITKSLIGEMPPATIGMTMNSDNLEALFNMRYYHVLPTLISMINRARLTGTVDAEISSGVFLYSKSTSNSNLLPSQLIDVLLAPMLILIFAMVTSTFVMFLIEERTCQFAHQQFLTGISPITFYSASLIYDGILYSLICLIFLFMFLAFHWMYDHLAIVILFWFLYFFSSVPFIYAVSFLFQSPSKANVLLIIWQVVISGAALLAVFLIFMIFNIDEWLKSILVNIFMFLLPSYAFGSAIITINTYGMILPSEELMNWDHCGKNAWLMGTFGVCSFALFVLLQFKFVRRFLSQVWTVRRSSHNNVQPMMGDLPVCESVSEERERVHRVNSQNSALVIKDLTKTFGRFTAVNELCLAVDQKECFGLLGVNGAGKTTTFNILTGQSFASSGEAMIGGRDVTELISIGYCPQFDALMLDLTGRESLEILAQMHGFENYKAKAELILECVGMIAHADKLVRFYSGGQKRKISVGVALLAPTQMIILDEPTAGIDPKARREVWELLLWCREHSNSALMLTSHSMDECEALCSRIAVLNRGSLIAIGSSQELKSLYGNNYTMTLSLYEPNQRDMVVQLVQTRLPNSVLKTTSTNKTLNLKWQIPKEKEDCWSAKFEMVQALAKDLGVKDFILAQSSLEETFLRLAGLDEDQLDTHSTVEISHSTHV, encoded by the exons atgaatagattGCGACAATTCTCGTTGCTTCTTTGGAAAGATTGGGTTCTACTAAGAAGAAATAAAGTGTGGACACtatttgaattaattattCCATGTTTGCTGCTCGGCCCACTGGTTTATCTTGTGGTCAAA AATGCCGATCATACATCAtcacctgaaaatatatacGATAATTTTCAAGTCAAGGGAACTGTGGAAGATGTATTTTTGGAGTCAAACTTTATAAAACCAATTTATAAACGATGGTGTCTACGAAGTGATGTAGTAGTTGGATACAC ctCAAAAGATGCTGCAGCAAAACGTACAGTGGACGatttaatgaaaaagtttgCTGAAAGATTTCAAAGTGCCAAACTGAAACTATCGGTGAAGAACGAATCAAGTGAAGAACAACTGCTGACTGTTTTGAGAAATGATCTACCGATGCTTAATGAGACTTTTTGCGCCATCAATTC ATATGCTGCTGGAGTCGTTTTCGATGAGGTTGATGTCACaaacaaaaagttaaattatCGAATTCTACTCGGAAAAACCCCAGAAGAAACATGGCATTTGACAGAAACGAGTTACAATCCGTATGGACCAAGTTCCGGAAGATACAGTAGAATTCCATCGAGCCCTCCCTACTGGACATCTGCATTTTTAACATTCCAACATGCTATTGAATCTTCATTCCTCTCTTCTGTGCAATCTGGAGCCCCAGATCTGCCAATTACATTGAGAGGTCTCCCGGAGCCTAGATACAAAACCAGTTCAGTCTCGGCATTCATCGACTTCTTTCCATTTATTTGGGCGTTTGTTACATTTATCAATGTAATTCATATTACAAGAGAAATTGCTGCAGAAAACCATGCAGTTAAGCCATATCTCACAGCCATGGGTCTATCGACTTTCATGTTTTATGCTGCACATGTCGTTATGGCTTTTCTTAAATTCTTCGTTATATTCTTATGCTCCATTATTCCACTCACATTTGTGATGGAATTCGTGAGTCCTGCTGCTTTAATTGTAACAGTTTTGATGTACGGACTCGGTGCAGTTATATTCGGAGCATTTGTTGCTTCATTCTTCAATAATACCAACTCGGCTATCAAAGCAATCTTGGTAGCATGGGGTGCAATGATTGGAATATCTTATAAACTTCGGCCAGAATTAGATCAAATCTCATCTTGTTTTCTATACGGACTCAATATTAATGGAGCATTTGCATTGGCAGTTGAAGCAATATCGGATTATATGAGAAGAGAACGAGAATTAAATCTTACAAATATGTTTAACGATTCgtctcttcatttttcacttggaTGGGCGCTGGTTATGATGATTGTCGATATTTTGTGGATGTCCATTGGTGCTTTGGTCGTTGATCACATTAGAACATCAGCTGATTTCAGTCTACGTACTTTGTTCGATTTTGAAGCTCCA GAAGATGATGAGAATCAAACCGACGGAGTAACTGCACAGAACACAAGAATCAACGAACAGGTGAGAAATAGAGTCCGACGGAGCGATATGGAG ATTCAGATGAATCCGATGGCATCGACATCGTTGAACCCTCCAAATGCGGATTCCGATTCTCTTCTCGAAGGATCAACAGAAGCTGATGGAGCACGCGACACGGCGAGAGCAGATATAATTGTGAGAAATCTAGTCAAGATTTGGTCAACAACCGGAGAACGAGCCGTTGATGGATTGTCATTGAGAGCTGTACGAGGTCAATGTTCAATTCTACTCGGACATAATGGAGCTGGTAAAAGTACAACCTTCTCGAGTATCGCCGGAATCATCAGACCAACGAATGGAAGGATCACAATTTGTGGTTATGATGTTGGAAATGAGCCAGGAGAAACTAGGCGTCATATCGGAATGTGTCCTCAATATAATCCCCTTTATGATCAACTTACAGTTTCGGAACATCTTAAATTGGTGTATGGATTGAAAGGAGCAAgagaaaaagattttaaacaaGACATGAAGCGACTTTTGTCCGATGTGAAGCtagattttaaagaaaatgagaaggcAGTAAACTTGTCTGGAGGAATGAAAAGAAAGCTTTGCGTGTGTATGGCTTTGATTGGAGATTCAGAAGTTGTACTTCTTGATGAGCCGACAGCTGGAATGGATCCTGGAGCAAGACAAGATGTTCAGAAATTAGTTGAAAGAGAGAAAGCCAACAGAACCATTCTCTTGACCACTCACTATATGGATGAAGCAGAACGACTTGGCGACTGGGTATTCATTATGTCCCATGGAAAACTTGTGGCGTCTGGAACGAATCAATATCTTAAGCAAAAGTTTGGAACTGGATACCTACTGACTGTGGTTTTGGATCATAACGGAGACAAGAGAAAAATGGCCGTCATACTGACAGATGTATGCACTCATTACGTAAAAGAAGCTGAAAGAGGAGAAATGCATGGacaacaaattgaaattattcttCCAGAAGCACGGAAAAAGGAATTTGTACCTTTGTTCCAAGCGTTAGAGGCCATTCAAGATagaaa TTACCGGAGCAACGTTTTCGACAATATGCCAAATACTCTAAAATCCCAATTGGCCACTCTTGAAATGCGAAGTTTTGGATTATCACTCAACACTCTGGAACAAGTATTCATTACAATTGGAGACAAAGTTGATAAAGCAATTGCAAGTCGACAGAATAGTCGAATCAGTCATAATTCAAGAAATGCTAGTGAACCATCATTAAAACCAGCCGGATATGATACTCAGTCAAGCACGAAAAGTGCGGATAGTTATCAAAAGTTAATGGATAGTCAGGCGAGAGGACCAGAGAAGAGTGGTGTCGCTAAAATGGTGGCTCAGTTTATTTCAATTATGAGAAAGAAGTTCCTATACTCTCGAAGAAATTGGGCACAATTATTCACACAGGTGTTGATTCCAATCATTCTTCTCGGTTTGGTTGGATCCTTGACAACgctaaaatcaaataataCTGATCAAT TTTCAGTCCGAAGTCTTACGCCAAGTGGAATTGAACCATCGAAAGTTGTGTGGAGATTTGAAAACGGCACCATCCCAGAGGAAGCTgctaattttgagaaaatcctGAGAAAATCGGGAGGATTTGAAGTATTAAattataatacaaaaaatcctTTGCCGAATATTACAAAAAGTCTCATTGGA gaaatgCCACCAGCCACAATTGGAATGACTATGAACTCTGATAATTTGGAAGCTTTATTCAATATGCGATACTATCATGTTCTACCGACACTTATCAGCATGATTAATAGAGCTCGTCTAACCGGTACtgtagatgctgaaattagcAGTGGAGTGTTCCTCTATAGCAAGTCAACATCGAATTCTAAT CTTCTTCCTAGCCAACTTATTGACGTTTTGCTCGCTCCGATGCTTATTCTGATATTTGCAATGGTTACATCCACATTCGTTATGTTCCTAATCGAAGAACGAACCTGCCAATTTGCCCACCAACAATTTCTCACAGGAATCTCTCCAATCACTTTCTACTCGGCTTCTCTCATTTATGATGGAATTCTCTACTCTCTGATTTGTTTGATCTTCTTGTTCATGTTCTTGGCTTTCCACTGGATGTACGATCATTTAGCAAT AGTGATCCTTTTCTGGTTCCTGTACTTCTTCTCATCAGTTCCCTTCATCTACGCAGTCTCCTTCCTCTTCCAATCTCCATCGAAAGCAAATGTATTGCTCATTATCTGGCAAGTAGTTATCTCCGGAGCCGCTCTTCTTGCTGTTTTCCTTATCTTTATGATCTTCAATATCGACGAGTGGTTGAAGTCAATATTAGTG aatatcTTCATGTTCCTTCTTCCTTCATATGCATTTGGATCAGCAATAATAACCATAAACACGTACGGAATGATCCTTCCATCTGAAGAACTTATGAATTGGGATCATTGTGGAAAGAATGCATGGTTGATGGGAACATTTGGAGTTTGCTCATTTGCTCTTTTTGTTCTTCTCCAATTCAAGTTTGTTAGAAGATTTCTTTCACAAGTTTGGACTGTGCGTCGATCTTCTCATAATAATGTACAGCCGATGATg ggTGATCTTCCTGTTTGTGAAAGTGTATCAGAAGAAAGAGAACGAGTTCATCGagttaattctcaaaattccgCGCTTGTTATTAAGGATTTGACGAAAACTTTTGGAAGATTTACAGCTGTTAATGAATTATGTCTCGCAGTTGATCAAAAAGAATGTTTTGGACTTCTCGGGGTTAATGGAGCTGGAAAAACTACaacattcaatattttaaCCGGTCAATCGTTCGCATCAAGTGGAGAGGCAATGATTGGAGGACGTGATGTTACTGAACTCATTTCAATTGGATACTGTCCTCAATTCGATGCTCTTATGCTGGATTTAACTGGAAGAGAATCACTAGAGATTCTAGCTCAAATGCatggatttgaaaattacaaggCAAAAGCGGAACTTATTTTGGAATGTGTTGGAATGATTGCACATGCTGATAAGCTCGTTAGATTCTACAGTGGTGGACAGAAGAGAAAAATATCAGTTGGAGTTGCACTTCTCGCCCCGACACAGATGATTATTCTAGATGAACCAACTGCTGGAATTGATCCAAAAGCTAGAAGAGAAGTATGGGAATTGCTTTTATGGTGTAGAGAGCATTCAAATAGTGCATTGATGTTAACATCTCATTCAATGGATGAATGTGAAGCATTGTGCTCACGAATTGCCGTGCTTAATCGAGGATCATTGATTGCAATTGGATCCAGTCAAGAGCTTAAATCATTATACGGAAATAATTATACAATGACATTGAGTCTTTATGAACCAAATCAACGAGATATGGTTGTTCAATTGGTTCAAACAAGATTACCGAATTCTGTTCTTAAAACTACATCAACGaacaaaacattaaatttgaaGTGGCAG attccGAAAGAAAAGGAAGATTGTTGGTCGGCCAAATTCGAAATGGTACAGGCACTGGCTAAAGATTTAGGAGTCAAAGACTTCATATTAGCTCAGTCCTCCCTTGAAGAAACATTCCTTCGACTTGCCGGTCTCGACGAAGATCAACTTGACACACATTCAACTGTAGAGATTTCCCATTCCACACATGTCTGA
- the ced-7 gene encoding ABC transporter domain-containing protein (Partially confirmed by transcript evidence): MVLPFPIPMPHSTIVRWLRRYLQNEKAKRKAKESDIECSSSENESNDSTPLRGDGQLAESSRIPKKKMNRLRQFSLLLWKDWVLLRRNKVWTLFELIIPCLLLGPLVYLVVKNADHTSSPENIYDNFQVKGTVEDVFLESNFIKPIYKRWCLRSDVVVGYTSKDAAAKRTVDDLMKKFAERFQSAKLKLSVKNESSEEQLLTVLRNDLPMLNETFCAINSYAAGVVFDEVDVTNKKLNYRILLGKTPEETWHLTETSYNPYGPSSGRYSRIPSSPPYWTSAFLTFQHAIESSFLSSVQSGAPDLPITLRGLPEPRYKTSSVSAFIDFFPFIWAFVTFINVIHITREIAAENHAVKPYLTAMGLSTFMFYAAHVVMAFLKFFVIFLCSIIPLTFVMEFVSPAALIVTVLMYGLGAVIFGAFVASFFNNTNSAIKAILVAWGAMIGISYKLRPELDQISSCFLYGLNINGAFALAVEAISDYMRRERELNLTNMFNDSSLHFSLGWALVMMIVDILWMSIGALVVDHIRTSADFSLRTLFDFEAPEDDENQTDGVTAQNTRINEQMNPMASTSLNPPNADSDSLLEGSTEADGARDTARADIIVRNLVKIWSTTGERAVDGLSLRAVRGQCSILLGHNGAGKSTTFSSIAGIIRPTNGRITICGYDVGNEPGETRRHIGMCPQYNPLYDQLTVSEHLKLVYGLKGAREKDFKQDMKRLLSDVKLDFKENEKAVNLSGGMKRKLCVCMALIGDSEVVLLDEPTAGMDPGARQDVQKLVEREKANRTILLTTHYMDEAERLGDWVFIMSHGKLVASGTNQYLKQKFGTGYLLTVVLDHNGDKRKMAVILTDVCTHYVKEAERGEMHGQQIEIILPEARKKEFVPLFQALEAIQDRNYRSNVFDNMPNTLKSQLATLEMRSFGLSLNTLEQVFITIGDKVDKAIASRQNSRISHNSRNASEPSLKPAGYDTQSSTKSADSYQKLMDSQARGPEKSGVAKMVAQFISIMRKKFLYSRRNWAQLFTQVLIPIILLGLVGSLTTLKSNNTDQFSVRSLTPSGIEPSKVVWRFENGTIPEEAANFEKILRKSGGFEVLNYNTKNPLPNITKSLIGEMPPATIGMTMNSDNLEALFNMRYYHVLPTLISMINRARLTGTVDAEISSGVFLYSKSTSNSNLLPSQLIDVLLAPMLILIFAMVTSTFVMFLIEERTCQFAHQQFLTGISPITFYSASLIYDGILYSLICLIFLFMFLAFHWMYDHLAIVILFWFLYFFSSVPFIYAVSFLFQSPSKANVLLIIWQVVISGAALLAVFLIFMIFNIDEWLKSILVNIFMFLLPSYAFGSAIITINTYGMILPSEELMNWDHCGKNAWLMGTFGVCSFALFVLLQFKFVRRFLSQVWTVRRSSHNNVQPMMGDLPVCESVSEERERVHRVNSQNSALVIKDLTKTFGRFTAVNELCLAVDQKECFGLLGVNGAGKTTTFNILTGQSFASSGEAMIGGRDVTELISIGYCPQFDALMLDLTGRESLEILAQMHGFENYKAKAELILECVGMIAHADKLVRFYSGGQKRKISVGVALLAPTQMIILDEPTAGIDPKARREVWELLLWCREHSNSALMLTSHSMDECEALCSRIAVLNRGSLIAIGSSQELKSLYGNNYTMTLSLYEPNQRDMVVQLVQTRLPNSVLKTTSTNKTLNLKWQIPKEKEDCWSAKFEMVQALAKDLGVKDFILAQSSLEETFLRLAGLDEDQLDTHSTVEISHSTHV; encoded by the exons atggTTCTACCATTTCCAATTCCCATGCCACATTCAACTATTGTACGTTGGCTACGACGTTATCTACAGAATGAAAAGGCAAAGCGTAAAGCAAAGGAATCTGATATTGAGTGTTCCTCTAGTGAAAATGAGTCAAATG ATTCAACACCACTTCGAGGAGACGGTCAACTCGCCGAGTCGAGCCGaattccaaagaaaaaaatgaatagattGCGACAATTCTCGTTGCTTCTTTGGAAAGATTGGGTTCTACTAAGAAGAAATAAAGTGTGGACACtatttgaattaattattCCATGTTTGCTGCTCGGCCCACTGGTTTATCTTGTGGTCAAA AATGCCGATCATACATCAtcacctgaaaatatatacGATAATTTTCAAGTCAAGGGAACTGTGGAAGATGTATTTTTGGAGTCAAACTTTATAAAACCAATTTATAAACGATGGTGTCTACGAAGTGATGTAGTAGTTGGATACAC ctCAAAAGATGCTGCAGCAAAACGTACAGTGGACGatttaatgaaaaagtttgCTGAAAGATTTCAAAGTGCCAAACTGAAACTATCGGTGAAGAACGAATCAAGTGAAGAACAACTGCTGACTGTTTTGAGAAATGATCTACCGATGCTTAATGAGACTTTTTGCGCCATCAATTC ATATGCTGCTGGAGTCGTTTTCGATGAGGTTGATGTCACaaacaaaaagttaaattatCGAATTCTACTCGGAAAAACCCCAGAAGAAACATGGCATTTGACAGAAACGAGTTACAATCCGTATGGACCAAGTTCCGGAAGATACAGTAGAATTCCATCGAGCCCTCCCTACTGGACATCTGCATTTTTAACATTCCAACATGCTATTGAATCTTCATTCCTCTCTTCTGTGCAATCTGGAGCCCCAGATCTGCCAATTACATTGAGAGGTCTCCCGGAGCCTAGATACAAAACCAGTTCAGTCTCGGCATTCATCGACTTCTTTCCATTTATTTGGGCGTTTGTTACATTTATCAATGTAATTCATATTACAAGAGAAATTGCTGCAGAAAACCATGCAGTTAAGCCATATCTCACAGCCATGGGTCTATCGACTTTCATGTTTTATGCTGCACATGTCGTTATGGCTTTTCTTAAATTCTTCGTTATATTCTTATGCTCCATTATTCCACTCACATTTGTGATGGAATTCGTGAGTCCTGCTGCTTTAATTGTAACAGTTTTGATGTACGGACTCGGTGCAGTTATATTCGGAGCATTTGTTGCTTCATTCTTCAATAATACCAACTCGGCTATCAAAGCAATCTTGGTAGCATGGGGTGCAATGATTGGAATATCTTATAAACTTCGGCCAGAATTAGATCAAATCTCATCTTGTTTTCTATACGGACTCAATATTAATGGAGCATTTGCATTGGCAGTTGAAGCAATATCGGATTATATGAGAAGAGAACGAGAATTAAATCTTACAAATATGTTTAACGATTCgtctcttcatttttcacttggaTGGGCGCTGGTTATGATGATTGTCGATATTTTGTGGATGTCCATTGGTGCTTTGGTCGTTGATCACATTAGAACATCAGCTGATTTCAGTCTACGTACTTTGTTCGATTTTGAAGCTCCA GAAGATGATGAGAATCAAACCGACGGAGTAACTGCACAGAACACAAGAATCAACGAACAG ATGAATCCGATGGCATCGACATCGTTGAACCCTCCAAATGCGGATTCCGATTCTCTTCTCGAAGGATCAACAGAAGCTGATGGAGCACGCGACACGGCGAGAGCAGATATAATTGTGAGAAATCTAGTCAAGATTTGGTCAACAACCGGAGAACGAGCCGTTGATGGATTGTCATTGAGAGCTGTACGAGGTCAATGTTCAATTCTACTCGGACATAATGGAGCTGGTAAAAGTACAACCTTCTCGAGTATCGCCGGAATCATCAGACCAACGAATGGAAGGATCACAATTTGTGGTTATGATGTTGGAAATGAGCCAGGAGAAACTAGGCGTCATATCGGAATGTGTCCTCAATATAATCCCCTTTATGATCAACTTACAGTTTCGGAACATCTTAAATTGGTGTATGGATTGAAAGGAGCAAgagaaaaagattttaaacaaGACATGAAGCGACTTTTGTCCGATGTGAAGCtagattttaaagaaaatgagaaggcAGTAAACTTGTCTGGAGGAATGAAAAGAAAGCTTTGCGTGTGTATGGCTTTGATTGGAGATTCAGAAGTTGTACTTCTTGATGAGCCGACAGCTGGAATGGATCCTGGAGCAAGACAAGATGTTCAGAAATTAGTTGAAAGAGAGAAAGCCAACAGAACCATTCTCTTGACCACTCACTATATGGATGAAGCAGAACGACTTGGCGACTGGGTATTCATTATGTCCCATGGAAAACTTGTGGCGTCTGGAACGAATCAATATCTTAAGCAAAAGTTTGGAACTGGATACCTACTGACTGTGGTTTTGGATCATAACGGAGACAAGAGAAAAATGGCCGTCATACTGACAGATGTATGCACTCATTACGTAAAAGAAGCTGAAAGAGGAGAAATGCATGGacaacaaattgaaattattcttCCAGAAGCACGGAAAAAGGAATTTGTACCTTTGTTCCAAGCGTTAGAGGCCATTCAAGATagaaa TTACCGGAGCAACGTTTTCGACAATATGCCAAATACTCTAAAATCCCAATTGGCCACTCTTGAAATGCGAAGTTTTGGATTATCACTCAACACTCTGGAACAAGTATTCATTACAATTGGAGACAAAGTTGATAAAGCAATTGCAAGTCGACAGAATAGTCGAATCAGTCATAATTCAAGAAATGCTAGTGAACCATCATTAAAACCAGCCGGATATGATACTCAGTCAAGCACGAAAAGTGCGGATAGTTATCAAAAGTTAATGGATAGTCAGGCGAGAGGACCAGAGAAGAGTGGTGTCGCTAAAATGGTGGCTCAGTTTATTTCAATTATGAGAAAGAAGTTCCTATACTCTCGAAGAAATTGGGCACAATTATTCACACAGGTGTTGATTCCAATCATTCTTCTCGGTTTGGTTGGATCCTTGACAACgctaaaatcaaataataCTGATCAAT TTTCAGTCCGAAGTCTTACGCCAAGTGGAATTGAACCATCGAAAGTTGTGTGGAGATTTGAAAACGGCACCATCCCAGAGGAAGCTgctaattttgagaaaatcctGAGAAAATCGGGAGGATTTGAAGTATTAAattataatacaaaaaatcctTTGCCGAATATTACAAAAAGTCTCATTGGA gaaatgCCACCAGCCACAATTGGAATGACTATGAACTCTGATAATTTGGAAGCTTTATTCAATATGCGATACTATCATGTTCTACCGACACTTATCAGCATGATTAATAGAGCTCGTCTAACCGGTACtgtagatgctgaaattagcAGTGGAGTGTTCCTCTATAGCAAGTCAACATCGAATTCTAAT CTTCTTCCTAGCCAACTTATTGACGTTTTGCTCGCTCCGATGCTTATTCTGATATTTGCAATGGTTACATCCACATTCGTTATGTTCCTAATCGAAGAACGAACCTGCCAATTTGCCCACCAACAATTTCTCACAGGAATCTCTCCAATCACTTTCTACTCGGCTTCTCTCATTTATGATGGAATTCTCTACTCTCTGATTTGTTTGATCTTCTTGTTCATGTTCTTGGCTTTCCACTGGATGTACGATCATTTAGCAAT AGTGATCCTTTTCTGGTTCCTGTACTTCTTCTCATCAGTTCCCTTCATCTACGCAGTCTCCTTCCTCTTCCAATCTCCATCGAAAGCAAATGTATTGCTCATTATCTGGCAAGTAGTTATCTCCGGAGCCGCTCTTCTTGCTGTTTTCCTTATCTTTATGATCTTCAATATCGACGAGTGGTTGAAGTCAATATTAGTG aatatcTTCATGTTCCTTCTTCCTTCATATGCATTTGGATCAGCAATAATAACCATAAACACGTACGGAATGATCCTTCCATCTGAAGAACTTATGAATTGGGATCATTGTGGAAAGAATGCATGGTTGATGGGAACATTTGGAGTTTGCTCATTTGCTCTTTTTGTTCTTCTCCAATTCAAGTTTGTTAGAAGATTTCTTTCACAAGTTTGGACTGTGCGTCGATCTTCTCATAATAATGTACAGCCGATGATg ggTGATCTTCCTGTTTGTGAAAGTGTATCAGAAGAAAGAGAACGAGTTCATCGagttaattctcaaaattccgCGCTTGTTATTAAGGATTTGACGAAAACTTTTGGAAGATTTACAGCTGTTAATGAATTATGTCTCGCAGTTGATCAAAAAGAATGTTTTGGACTTCTCGGGGTTAATGGAGCTGGAAAAACTACaacattcaatattttaaCCGGTCAATCGTTCGCATCAAGTGGAGAGGCAATGATTGGAGGACGTGATGTTACTGAACTCATTTCAATTGGATACTGTCCTCAATTCGATGCTCTTATGCTGGATTTAACTGGAAGAGAATCACTAGAGATTCTAGCTCAAATGCatggatttgaaaattacaaggCAAAAGCGGAACTTATTTTGGAATGTGTTGGAATGATTGCACATGCTGATAAGCTCGTTAGATTCTACAGTGGTGGACAGAAGAGAAAAATATCAGTTGGAGTTGCACTTCTCGCCCCGACACAGATGATTATTCTAGATGAACCAACTGCTGGAATTGATCCAAAAGCTAGAAGAGAAGTATGGGAATTGCTTTTATGGTGTAGAGAGCATTCAAATAGTGCATTGATGTTAACATCTCATTCAATGGATGAATGTGAAGCATTGTGCTCACGAATTGCCGTGCTTAATCGAGGATCATTGATTGCAATTGGATCCAGTCAAGAGCTTAAATCATTATACGGAAATAATTATACAATGACATTGAGTCTTTATGAACCAAATCAACGAGATATGGTTGTTCAATTGGTTCAAACAAGATTACCGAATTCTGTTCTTAAAACTACATCAACGaacaaaacattaaatttgaaGTGGCAG attccGAAAGAAAAGGAAGATTGTTGGTCGGCCAAATTCGAAATGGTACAGGCACTGGCTAAAGATTTAGGAGTCAAAGACTTCATATTAGCTCAGTCCTCCCTTGAAGAAACATTCCTTCGACTTGCCGGTCTCGACGAAGATCAACTTGACACACATTCAACTGTAGAGATTTCCCATTCCACACATGTCTGA